In the genome of Thiorhodovibrio winogradskyi, the window GCAGCGCGAACAGATAACCGACCTTATTGTCGCAACGGGGCACCCCGAGCGGAATCTCCAGGCTTTTCAACAGTGGCGTCGGCAATCTGGCTGGCAAACGCAAGGCCCAAGTGTCCTGCGACCATTGCGGATTTGGATGGGGCTTGAGTTCGCCGGCAACGCGGTCGAATCGACTCAAGCCAACAAAAACAGGCCCGGACGCTTGCTCTGACTCAAACACCTGCTCGAGCAAGCTAAGGGTCTCGTCGAAATAGATATCGGAATTGGCTAACAGTGCGATACCCGTGGTCGCTGATCGCGCCGCATCCTCGAGCCACAGGCGATAGGTCGGGCGGTCGTTGGTAGTGACAATGCGGATCTTATCGTGTTGAACGGGTGGCTGATGGTCGTCGTCGATCAGCAGCACGACATGCCTGATTGCATCGCACGCCAAGTTGATGCGCAGACACTCGTCCAGTTCGGCTTGGCGTTCTTCGGTCGCGGCAGCGTAGTAAGGAGTCCAAAGCGTGATGGGAAGTCGAGTCATAAGGTAAGCCGGTGGCAGCTTTACAGGGCTACAGGGCGTTTGTCACCGAGACTGAACCGACGCCCTTTGCGTTTACGATCTAGTTTAGGTTGGAATCAGCCTCTCGAGCAGCGCATCGGCCCCGAGCCGGTGCGAACAGATGGCAGCGGGCGCCTGGAAGGGCCGCGGATCAAGCGGGAATTGGAGCCTGGGCAACTCTGCCTGATCATTGTGCCAGGACTCCCATGCCTGCTGGTAGTCGCGACGGATTGGGGCAACGCCACGCTCATCCAGATAGGTGGCATCGTTGGTTGTCAGCGACTGGCTCGCGTCGAGCTGCAGCATCAGGGGACGTTCGATAACACGAAGGCATTGCGGGGTGTAACGGCGAATGCGCGCAAGGATCTCTGCATCCGCGCCAACGCGGACACTGTCCCATGCCCCCAAGCGCTGTTCGAAGTAGTTCCGCTCGAAGAGCAGGGAAGGAAAGCAGAGCCGCAGCACGCCATCCTCGGCGATCCAGTCGGGATCTCGAAAGCGGGTGACGCGCCCATTTTCTTGCATCCGCAGCATGCGCCCCATGGTGACCCGCGGTTCCCCATCGGGGGCGTTGATGAGTGGCAATATCTGGTCGGCCAGCCGAGTCGGAAAGGCCCAGTCATCAGCGTCGTGGACGGTGAGATATTGACCGCGCGCATGGACTAGGCCGACATTCTTGGCCACATAGGGCCCACCATTGGTTCGCAAGGTCAGGACACGCACGCGCGGATCCTGTTGTTGTAAGCTTTCGGCGATCACCCGACTTGCGTCTGTGCTGGCATCGTCGATCAGCAACAACTCCAATGACTGCCAGGTTTGCTCAAGGATGGATCGCACGGCTAGATGCAGCGTGGTCTCGGCGTTGTATACCGGCATCAGCACGCTGATGAGAGGCCCCTGCCCGTGTCGGGGAAGATGCTCCAGATGAGCAGACCTTAACCGCTGAAATCGTGGCTCCAGGCCAGGTTCTAGGTCCAGTTGATAGGGAGCTTTCTCTTGGGTTTCGCTCTCTGACAGATAAGCGAGGTATTTGTTGATAAATCGCAGCCACAGGCTCTCGACTTCAAGGGCCTGGTTGGCGTACAGCAGGTTGAGTGCGGGAACCTCGGTCCCATGTGCATGCATAAACGCCAGCGCGATTCCTTGCAAAGCTTCATGCTGGCGAGCCAGTTGATCAGCCTGATGCAAGATTCCCATATGCCGCTTGGATGCGTGAACGGCACCTGTATCGCGTGAGAACGGGGGCGTTCCTGGCACTGCCTCGCCCCGGGCCGCATAGGTCAAAGGTGCTCGCCAACCGGCTTTGTACAAATGATTGTCAAGCTCCACCGCATGATTGAGCGCCAGCTCAGGGGTCTCGATGGAACGCTTACGCGCCGCGGCAAGCGCCTGCCGCACGGCTGCTGGAAGTTCCATGCTGATGCCAAGCTATCCTCCTAGCTATTGTTTCCGACGCTCATGGGGGAATCACCAACCCCACATTGGAGCTGCTATTTCACAGTCGGACAACGACGATGTAATTACGCGGAACGCGCTTACTACGCCCTGCCCCGAATCTTAGCGGAATCCAACAGCAAGAGCTGCGAACGAACCATCATGATACTTCTGCAGGGTGGCTGAAGTTTTGGGAGCGGATCCGCGAATCTTGCGTATAATATCAGCTGCAAATTAAGAGGGACAGCCGGCCATCGTCCTGGCCCTTGATCCTAGTCCATCATCCCAACCAGGTTGGTTGTTACGCGGCAGATCAACCATTGGCAAAGCACCCCAGGTCGCCTTGCCATGCGGTTGGCAAGAAGCATCCAGCAGGCTAAGTTCGTTCTTGCTATTGATTTTGCGGGCGATTATGATTTTTTCGTACGCCTGCGCTAAACCTTAAAACAATCAGGATCTCAATCTCTTGCCTTTGTCCAGTCCCACCGCTGCCACCGAAGCAGGCCTTGAGCTACTGCGCCAGCTTTATCCACCGCAAATGCTGGTGCATGTCGGAATCGGAAATGGCGCCGGTCCCATGCAATGCTGGCAACGTTGGTCATCGCCCGCGAATGCGGTTCTCATCGACGCCGATGCTAGCCGAATTCAATGGGCCAAGGCGCTTACCGCAAAGCACCCACACTGGCATCTGCTCGGGAATGTGCTGCTCGATCATGCGGATGGTCAGAGTCTTTATCATCGAGCGAGCAACCCCGATGAAGATGGTCTGCTCGATCCGGATGCGCTCAAGGCTTTCTGGCCCAATCTGCGCAAACTGGAGCAGACTGAACGTGTAACTCAACCTCTGGGCAGATTACTCAGCGAGCTTAACCTCGGCGAAAGTCCTCAACCATCAAGTTGCGCTTGGCTGCTTATCGACTGCCTGCCCGCGGATCGGATCCTGCGCGGCGCAACAGACTTGCTCCAGCACGCAACGGTTATTTGGGCCCGTGTTTTGCTGCAGCCCATTGGCCAGGATGCCCAGGATGCCAATGAGGCGACGCTCGGTGCTGTTGAAGCAGTGCTTGAGCCGTTGGGTTTTCGCTCTGTGCAGGTTAGCGAAAGCAACCATCCTGCCGTTGGTTACGCCCTCTTCGTTCGCGATTGGGCGAGCCAGCTTGCAGGCGAGGTAAGCAAGGCGGCTGAACGTCATCAGGCGGAAACCGAGAAGCAGTCAAAAATCACGCAACAGCTTGAGCAACAGCTTGAGCAACAAAGGCAAGCACTCAAGCAGGCGCAAACGAACATCGCTGAGCTGAACCAATCCTTGGAGCAGCGCACGCAAGCCAAGACTCAGGCAGAGGCGAAAACCGAGGAACTCAAGCAGACGCTTGACGCAGCCCAGGCCAAGGCACAGCAACAAGCCAATGAACTGAAGAAGCAACTCGAGACCGCCAAGACCGAGACCAAACAGCAGCTAGCACAAGCCGAAGAACGTCAGCGCGAGCTTGACAAAGCCCTTGAGTCGGCGAAGGCCGAAGCCGAGAAGCAGTCACAACTCGCGCAACAGCTTGAGCAACAAAGGCAAGCACTCAAGCAGGCGCAAACGAACATCGCTGAGCTGAATCAATCCTTGGAGCAGCGCACGCAAGCCAAGACTCAGGCAGAGGCGAAAACCGAGGAACTCAAGCAGGCGCTCGACGCAGCCCAGGCCAAGGCACAGCAACAAGCCAATGAACTGAAGAAGCAACTCGAGACCACCAAGACCGAGACCAAACAGCAGCTGGCACAGGCCGAAGAACGTCAGCGCGAGCTTGACAAAGCCCTTGCGGCGGCGAAGGCCGAAGCCGAGAAGCAGTCACAACTCGCGCAACAGCTTGAGCAACAAAGGCAAGCACTCCAGCAGGCGCAAACGAACATCGCTGAGCTGAACCAATCCTTGGAGCAGCGTACGCAAGCCAAGACTCAGGCTGAGGCGAAAGCCGAGGAACTCAAGCAGACGCTTGACGCAGCCCAGGCCAAGGCACAGCAACAAGCCAATGAACTGAAGAAGCAACTCGAGACCGCCAAGACCGAGACCAAACAGCAGCTAGCACAAGCCGAAGAACGTCAACACGAGCTTGACAAAGCCCTCAAAGCAGCCAAGGCCGAAGGCGACAAACAGGCAAAACTTGCCGCGGCGCGTGCAGAACAGCTTGCTCAGCGCGATGAGGCTTACGCATCTCTTCAGCGCGACAACGCCATCGCCTTGCGGATGCAATCCCTGCGCGAGGTAGATCTAAAGGATATCCAGCAACGCCACGCCGAGGTCGTTGAACAGAAAGACAAGCAAGCGAAGCTGCTCAGAGAACTCACTGAGCGCCTAACCGTCGCCTCCCGATATCTTCATCAACTCGAGCAGCAGCCAAAAGACGCCGCCGAGACCGCGGTTAATCACCTGGAGCAGCATGAGTCCGGCAATTCTCGGCTCAATCAAGGATCTAGTCGGCCATCCAAGCGTTGGTGGCCCTTTGGGAAGAAGGTGGAATGAATCGCGCGTTCGCCAACAGCGCCCGTTTCCATGAGGCCATTGATGGCGCCCTCGAACTTCTGCATGATTACGCAGGTCAGGGATCCGACGGGAACAAGCCGCTTGCCCTTCCGCTCCCTGGTTTGCTTGACCAATGTAAGGAACTATTGGCCGAGGCCGAGGTGCAAGACCCACCGCCTGTGCGCACCATCCACCATCTGGCCTGCACCGGAGGCACACTGATCAGTCGCTGCATTGCCGCGCAACCAAACACCCAGGTATTGAGCGAAGTCGACCCCTTAAGCCCCTTCGTCCCCGGCGGCTTCCTACCCACGGACCTCATCGGATTGAGCCGCTTCAGCTCCCGCCCGTCCCAGGACGAGACCCAAATTCAGATATTCCTCACCGGCCTGCGCGTCCTCTACAACCAAGCGACACGCCAAGGTCAGCACCTCATTCTGCGCGAACACAGTCACGGCCACTTCAACTTTGGCGAAGCCGTACCCGAGCGGCCCACCCTACGCGACATTCTCAGTCGGACCTTCACGGTCAAACCTCTCATCAGCGTGCGCCATCCATTCGACGCCTACCTCAGCCTGCAAGACACCGGGTGGGTACAACACTTCAGCCCCCAAACACTCGACGAATACGCCCAGCGCTACCACGCTTTTCTCGACGCCCATCAGGACTGCCCGCTGATCCGCTACGAAGACTTCATTGCCGATCCCGCCGAGGTCATGCAAGGCATTTGCACGCACCTCGATCTTGGCTTCAACCCCGACTTCACAAACACCTTTAACGTCATCGCACTCTCCGGAGACTCCGGCCGCCGAGGCGACACCATCAGCCCCCGCCCGCGTCGTCCCCATCCGCCCACCCTCGAACAACAAGCCCGCGATTCCGAACCCTTCTTGACCCTGATGCAACGACTTGACTACCTCTTGGATGCCGCAACCGGCCACTAAAGTCACTTGGTCTCGCTGATAAGCTGATTGAAGGGATTGTTCAGTACGGTGGTCCCAACAGACCGACATGAACCTGCTCTTCATCCACCAAAATTTCCCTGGCCAATTCAAGCATTTGGCCCCTGCCCTCGCGGCCCGTGGTCACCGGGTTTGCGCCATGCCGCTGCGCAATAGCCAAGCAGGTCACTGGCAAGGCGTCCAGCTCTGGCCCTACCAGGTCAGCCGGGGCACCACACCTCAGATCCACCCCTGGATCGCTGACTTCGAGACGAAGACTATCCGCGCCGAGGCCTGCTTTCGCGCCGCACTCAAGCTCCAGGCCGACGGCTTCAACCCCAATGTCATCATTGCCCATCACGGCTGGGGTGAGAGCCTATTCTTGAAAGACATTTGGCCCCACGCTAAGCTCGGCCTTTACTGCGAATTCTTCTACCATCCGCAAGGCGCCGATGTCGGCTTCGACCCTGAGTTTCCACCCCATGACCTTGGCGACTTCTGCCGGTTGCGGCTGAAAAACCTCAACAATCTGCTCCATTTTGAGGTCGCCGATGCCGGCCTCAGCCCCACACACTGGCAAGCCAGCACATTCCCCGAGCCCTTTCGCTCACGCATCAGCGTCATCCACGACGGCATTGATACCCAGAGGGTGGCTCCAAATCCAAAGGTCAGACTAACACTCAACGGGAACATGGTACTTACAAAGCAAGACGAGGTGATCACTTTCGTCAACCGCAATCTCGAGCCTTACCGGGGTTATCATATCTTCATGCGTGCGCTACCGGAGATACTCAAACGCCGCCCCAGGGCACGGGTGTTAATCGTCGGCGGCGACGCTGTCAGCTACGGCGCAAAACCAAAACACGGAAAGACGTGGAAGGACATTTTTGCCGCAGAGGTACGGCCACAAATCTCCGATGCCGACTGGAGCCGGGTTCATTTACTGGGCAACATTGCCTATCAACACTTTATCGCTCTGCTGCAACTATCCAGGG includes:
- a CDS encoding glycosyltransferase family 2 protein, producing the protein MELPAAVRQALAAARKRSIETPELALNHAVELDNHLYKAGWRAPLTYAARGEAVPGTPPFSRDTGAVHASKRHMGILHQADQLARQHEALQGIALAFMHAHGTEVPALNLLYANQALEVESLWLRFINKYLAYLSESETQEKAPYQLDLEPGLEPRFQRLRSAHLEHLPRHGQGPLISVLMPVYNAETTLHLAVRSILEQTWQSLELLLIDDASTDASRVIAESLQQQDPRVRVLTLRTNGGPYVAKNVGLVHARGQYLTVHDADDWAFPTRLADQILPLINAPDGEPRVTMGRMLRMQENGRVTRFRDPDWIAEDGVLRLCFPSLLFERNYFEQRLGAWDSVRVGADAEILARIRRYTPQCLRVIERPLMLQLDASQSLTTNDATYLDERGVAPIRRDYQQAWESWHNDQAELPRLQFPLDPRPFQAPAAICSHRLGADALLERLIPT
- a CDS encoding coiled-coil domain-containing protein produces the protein MPLSSPTAATEAGLELLRQLYPPQMLVHVGIGNGAGPMQCWQRWSSPANAVLIDADASRIQWAKALTAKHPHWHLLGNVLLDHADGQSLYHRASNPDEDGLLDPDALKAFWPNLRKLEQTERVTQPLGRLLSELNLGESPQPSSCAWLLIDCLPADRILRGATDLLQHATVIWARVLLQPIGQDAQDANEATLGAVEAVLEPLGFRSVQVSESNHPAVGYALFVRDWASQLAGEVSKAAERHQAETEKQSKITQQLEQQLEQQRQALKQAQTNIAELNQSLEQRTQAKTQAEAKTEELKQTLDAAQAKAQQQANELKKQLETAKTETKQQLAQAEERQRELDKALESAKAEAEKQSQLAQQLEQQRQALKQAQTNIAELNQSLEQRTQAKTQAEAKTEELKQALDAAQAKAQQQANELKKQLETTKTETKQQLAQAEERQRELDKALAAAKAEAEKQSQLAQQLEQQRQALQQAQTNIAELNQSLEQRTQAKTQAEAKAEELKQTLDAAQAKAQQQANELKKQLETAKTETKQQLAQAEERQHELDKALKAAKAEGDKQAKLAAARAEQLAQRDEAYASLQRDNAIALRMQSLREVDLKDIQQRHAEVVEQKDKQAKLLRELTERLTVASRYLHQLEQQPKDAAETAVNHLEQHESGNSRLNQGSSRPSKRWWPFGKKVE
- a CDS encoding sulfotransferase — its product is MNRAFANSARFHEAIDGALELLHDYAGQGSDGNKPLALPLPGLLDQCKELLAEAEVQDPPPVRTIHHLACTGGTLISRCIAAQPNTQVLSEVDPLSPFVPGGFLPTDLIGLSRFSSRPSQDETQIQIFLTGLRVLYNQATRQGQHLILREHSHGHFNFGEAVPERPTLRDILSRTFTVKPLISVRHPFDAYLSLQDTGWVQHFSPQTLDEYAQRYHAFLDAHQDCPLIRYEDFIADPAEVMQGICTHLDLGFNPDFTNTFNVIALSGDSGRRGDTISPRPRRPHPPTLEQQARDSEPFLTLMQRLDYLLDAATGH
- a CDS encoding glycosyltransferase; this translates as MNLLFIHQNFPGQFKHLAPALAARGHRVCAMPLRNSQAGHWQGVQLWPYQVSRGTTPQIHPWIADFETKTIRAEACFRAALKLQADGFNPNVIIAHHGWGESLFLKDIWPHAKLGLYCEFFYHPQGADVGFDPEFPPHDLGDFCRLRLKNLNNLLHFEVADAGLSPTHWQASTFPEPFRSRISVIHDGIDTQRVAPNPKVRLTLNGNMVLTKQDEVITFVNRNLEPYRGYHIFMRALPEILKRRPRARVLIVGGDAVSYGAKPKHGKTWKDIFAAEVRPQISDADWSRVHLLGNIAYQHFIALLQLSRVHVYLTYPFVLSWSLLEAMSVGCAILASNTQPLHEAIKHDETGRLVGFFDTGGLVNALCDLLDDPDSRQRLGRNARAFAQKTYDLKRVCLPQQLAWVEALDDSGSPTPS